The Pseudomonadota bacterium genome segment ATCGATCGCGACCGCGCGCGCGGGCCAGCGCACGTGATCCCAGGCCCGATAGGTCGGTCCCGGGCGGCGGACCTCGAACGCGAGGATCTCGCGCCCCTCGGGATTGCCCAGCGCATGGACCTCAGCCGTGGGCGGCCGGCCGAGCGCCTGCGCCACGCGCGGGGGGTTGGCGTTGTGGATTACCAGGCCTGGACGCAAGGGAATCGCATTCAGCGCCCCGAGCGCCTCCCAATAGACGGCCCGCAGCTCGGCCAGCAGCATCTGGGCCTGGGGCGACGTGGCGCGGTCGGCGAGCCAGGGGTCGAGCTCTGGCGGCCTCGTGGCGCTCCCGGGCTGCTCACCCACGCAGAGCCACGGTCCGACGCGCGCCTGGAGCGCCAGGGCGTCGACGTCGGGGCGCAGCAGCGCCGTCAGCGCCCGCTGCGCCACCAGCCCGGCCGTCAGCCGCCTCCCCCACGCGGCGGGGTCGAGGGCGTGCGCGAAGCCGAGGCGCAGCGTCGCGCCGGGCGCGCAGTCGATGATGACGTAGGCCTCCGTATAACCGGCTGGATGCGATTGCACCGAGAGCAGCTCGCCAATCGAGAGTGTCTTCGGCAAGAGCGAGAGCTGCGGGCCATGCGCCGCGAAATACGCCGCGCCGAGCACGGCGGGCCCGGCATGGCGCAGCAGCTCGGCCAGCACCATGGTCGAGCCGTCGGCGAGGGTGACGCGGCTCGGATGGGCCCGCGTCTCGGGGTCGAGCTCGCAGGCTGCCATCTCGAAGGCCTCGCCCCAGGGCCCGCCTGTCTCGCCGCCGGGCGCCGCGGCGATGCCCTTGTAGGCCTCGAGGGTTCGCCCCCCCCACGGACGCGCGACCAGGTTGTCAGACTGGGGGCGCAGCAGCGAGCGCGCGACACGCGCCACGGCCGCGCGGTCACCGGCGATCAGCGCCTGGGCGAGCGTCAAAACACCACCTGGCCGACGACCAGCGGCCCGGCGGCGCCGGGCAGGATCGAGAGCGAGGGGCCGACGGGTGAGGCGGGGGGCTCCTCGCTGGCGTTCTGCGCGCGGTAGAAGAGCCACCAGCTCACCGCGCTGGCGGCGGCCAGGACGCCGGCGGCAGCGTGCGCCACGATGGCACGCGCGCGATAGGTCTCGAAGGCCCGGGTGCTGCGGAGCTGACGATTGGCCTGCGCGGTAGAATAGAGCGCCAGCGCCTCGGCGGCGAGCACCAGCGACGCGCTGCCGATACCCGCCGCGAGCCAGAGCCGGCCGGGCATGCGCGCGGCGCGCAAGGTCACCGTCTCGCGCCGCGGTTGGCCGGCCGCGACGGTGACGATGCGGCGCCAGAGCTCGTAGCCCTCGGCCTGGATCTCGAGGGCGTGATCGCCAGGCGTCAGCTCGAGCCGCAGGTCGGTCAGCGCCACCTGCGCGCGCAGCTCGCCATCGATTCGCACCCAGGCACCGCTCGGTGCACCGACGAGCCAGAGCTCCCCCTGGGTCGCGCTGGCGCTGGGCGCGGCTGCGCCCCAGACCTCGGCGGCCGCGGGCGCCCGCGACGCGCCGCTGGCCGCGCCCCGCGCGGGCGCGACCACCGCAGCCGCCCGGCGATCGCGCTCGAGCCTGGCGCTCAGCGCGGCGATGTGGCGCTTCACCTCGGCAGCGAAGGGAGGTGCGCGCCCCGAGGCCTCGCTCGGCCACTGCGCGAGGTATTCTCGATAGTGGGCAAGCGCTGCCTCGTCATTGCCGAGCCGGCGGTGACACTGCGCCATGTTGAGCACGATGCTCGGCCGCCAGGTCAGCTTCAGCGCCCGCGTGAAGAGCTCGAGCGCCGGTCGATAGCGCCCGGCGCGGTATTCCAGGCGCGCGGCGTCGAAGAGCGCCTTGGACCGGCGGACGGCAGACACGCTCTCGGTGGCCTCCGCGGCGAGCGGCGGCGCGTGCAGCAGGGTCAAGACCGTCAGCGAGGTGGCTAAGAACCAACGCATACAACCCACATCAGCGCGGTGGAGGTTAACACGGCGCCTCGCGGCGCGGAACGCGCGGCGCGGGCTCGTGTAGCGGGCGCGGTCGCGCGCGATCTCGACCGGCCGCGCGCGGTGAGGAGACCAGGGGCCGAGTCGCGGCGTCGCGTCAGAATGCCGCCGTGTCCTCGCCGAGCAGCGGCCGCGCGCGCGACCCTGCCCCGTCGCTCCCTTCGGGCGCGTTGCCGGCCGGCGCGGGCGGCCGCGCGCGGCGCGCGCGCAGCGGCGGGCGTGGTGCGGGCGGGCGTTCGCCCCGGGCGGCCGGCAGCCCGTCGTCGAGCTCGGACCACAGCGGATCGAGGTCGTCGGCCGCCAGCGCCTCGGCGCTCCCCGTCGGCGCGGCCTTGACCTCGATGATGCGCTGCGCAGCGACCAGCGCCCGCAGCACGAGGCGCTCATCGTGCTCGACGCGCCAGCGCCGGCGAAAGGTGGCGTATCCGGGGCGCAGGACCTCGAGCTCCACCTGCTGACCCGTGCTGACCTGAAGCTGACAGGGCAGGCGCTGCTCGCCGAGCCGAGCACGCTCGACCCGCAGGCGGCAGCGGCCCTCGAAGTCACGCGCCACCACCTCGACCGAGCGCAGCCCGACGCGGGCCGGCTCCAGCGCCTCCGCTGGCGGGGATGTGCCGCCCGTCGCGCGGGGCCCGCCAAACCTGGCCGGCACGACCTGCGGCGCGGCTGCCGGCGCGGCCGGCCGCTGCAGGTCTGCTACGCCCGCGCGTGGGGCTCCCCGCGGGGGCGACGCGACCCAGACCCAGAGCGTCAAGAGCGCGAGCAACCCGAGCGCGGCCCCTCCCGCCCAGACGAGGCGCGATCCGCGCCGAGGGTGCACGCGCGCCGGACGCAAGACGCGCCGCGTCGCGGGCAAGCTGAAGCCACCGTGGGTCGCGTCCCAGCTCTGACTATCGGTGTCGTGTAGGCGATCAGTGTCATGTAGGCGATCGTCCTCGCCGCGGGCGGAGGCCGAGCTGCCACTGTCGCTGAAGCTCTCGGGTCCCAGCAGCGCGCCCTTGTCGGTCGGCGTCGAATCATCGGCTGGTGGCGGAAGCGACGCGCTGCGGCGGGCCGGGGCGGAGCGGGGACGGCGACGCACGCGGGTCTCGCCCATCGTTTGGGCCGACACCAGCGCCTCGGCGCGGGGGGTGCTCGCGCCGGCGACCGCGTCCGCGGCGACCGCCGCCGCGAAGGCCACGCTGAGCTCGGCAGCCGAGGCCGGCCGCTGCGCCGGGGCCTTGGCCAGGCAGCGCTCGACCAGCTCGGCGACGGCCGGCCCGACAT includes the following:
- a CDS encoding PEGA domain-containing protein, which encodes MRWFLATSLTVLTLLHAPPLAAEATESVSAVRRSKALFDAARLEYRAGRYRPALELFTRALKLTWRPSIVLNMAQCHRRLGNDEAALAHYREYLAQWPSEASGRAPPFAAEVKRHIAALSARLERDRRAAAVVAPARGAASGASRAPAAAEVWGAAAPSASATQGELWLVGAPSGAWVRIDGELRAQVALTDLRLELTPGDHALEIQAEGYELWRRIVTVAAGQPRRETVTLRAARMPGRLWLAAGIGSASLVLAAEALALYSTAQANRQLRSTRAFETYRARAIVAHAAAGVLAAASAVSWWLFYRAQNASEEPPASPVGPSLSILPGAAGPLVVGQVVF
- a CDS encoding serine/threonine protein kinase, with protein sequence MSIDPLIGQRIGNYVITAPLQEGGMSTVYVAEHPEIGRRVAVKVVSEALSDQPDAVDRFLAEARALSRLDHPSIIALYDFGRTEGGQLYYVMELLRGCELAAVMAERGPMRPEDVRPYLQQICVALQVAHDHGIVHRDLKPENVFVLEREPLALKLLDFGIAKIKGREGDKNPNLTATGMVMGTPFTIAPEQAAGRPDQISARTDVYSLGAVVYWMLAGHPPFFSEVTALVLAQHIREPPPPLARVAKHVGPAVAELVERCLAKAPAQRPASAAELSVAFAAAVAADAVAGASTPRAEALVSAQTMGETRVRRRPRSAPARRSASLPPPADDSTPTDKGALLGPESFSDSGSSASARGEDDRLHDTDRLHDTDSQSWDATHGGFSLPATRRVLRPARVHPRRGSRLVWAGGAALGLLALLTLWVWVASPPRGAPRAGVADLQRPAAPAAAPQVVPARFGGPRATGGTSPPAEALEPARVGLRSVEVVARDFEGRCRLRVERARLGEQRLPCQLQVSTGQQVELEVLRPGYATFRRRWRVEHDERLVLRALVAAQRIIEVKAAPTGSAEALAADDLDPLWSELDDGLPAARGERPPAPRPPLRARRARPPAPAGNAPEGSDGAGSRARPLLGEDTAAF